Proteins from one Mycobacterium sp. EPa45 genomic window:
- a CDS encoding alpha-(1->6)-mannopyranosyltransferase A, whose protein sequence is MSATTPTTSTSRAGLTRLAAFTAADEGRPALLGFLGAILLTLGGLGAGSTRQHDPLLESMHLSWLRFGHGLVVSSVLLWVGVVLMLVAWLWVGRRVQRAGAQRPGDESSSDDAGVSEFTMIATAGFWLAPLLLSVPLFSRDTYSYLAQGALLRDGLDPYAVGPVENQNSLLDNVSPIWTTTTAPYGPAFILVARFVTSLVGDHVVAGTMLLRLCMLPGLAMLIWAAPRVARHIGANGAVALWICALNPLVIIHLMGGVHNEMLMVGLMMAGIALTFARHHAAGAALIAVAVAVKATAVLALPFMVWVWMRHLRAQKIGAARAFATAAAASVAIFVAVFAVLSWVAGVGLGWLTALAGSVKIINWLTIPTAIANLTNAIGGLFMPVNFYAVLDVTRIVGIAIIAVSLPLLWWRFRHDDREALTGIAWAMLVVVLFVPAALPWYYTWPLAVLSALAQSRAAIALIAGFSTWIMVIFKPDGSHGMYSWIHVLLATACALAAWYSLKVSRPSPARAEPPHEPGEHAAHQPGGRC, encoded by the coding sequence ATGTCCGCCACCACACCAACCACATCGACCAGCCGGGCCGGCCTCACGCGCCTGGCAGCGTTCACCGCCGCCGACGAGGGCCGCCCGGCCCTGCTCGGTTTCCTCGGCGCGATCCTGCTCACGCTCGGCGGACTGGGTGCGGGCAGCACCCGTCAGCACGACCCTCTCCTCGAGTCGATGCACCTGTCCTGGTTGCGGTTCGGTCATGGCCTGGTGGTGTCGTCGGTGCTGCTGTGGGTCGGCGTTGTGCTGATGCTGGTGGCATGGCTGTGGGTGGGCCGGCGGGTACAGAGGGCAGGAGCGCAGCGACCCGGGGATGAATCGAGCTCGGACGACGCCGGGGTCAGCGAGTTCACGATGATCGCGACCGCCGGGTTCTGGCTGGCTCCCCTGCTGTTGAGCGTTCCGCTGTTCAGTCGCGACACCTACTCGTATCTGGCCCAGGGCGCGCTGCTGCGCGACGGTCTAGACCCGTACGCCGTGGGTCCGGTGGAGAACCAGAATTCGTTGCTGGACAACGTGAGTCCGATATGGACCACCACCACCGCACCCTATGGGCCGGCGTTCATCCTGGTCGCCCGGTTCGTCACCAGCCTGGTCGGTGACCACGTGGTGGCAGGCACGATGCTGCTGCGGCTGTGCATGCTCCCCGGGCTGGCAATGCTGATCTGGGCGGCACCCAGGGTGGCCCGCCACATCGGCGCGAACGGCGCGGTGGCACTGTGGATCTGCGCGCTCAATCCGCTGGTGATCATCCATCTGATGGGCGGCGTGCACAACGAGATGCTGATGGTCGGGCTGATGATGGCCGGCATCGCGTTGACGTTCGCCCGCCACCACGCTGCGGGAGCGGCGTTGATCGCCGTGGCCGTCGCGGTCAAGGCCACCGCGGTGCTGGCGCTGCCGTTCATGGTGTGGGTGTGGATGAGACATTTACGCGCGCAGAAGATAGGTGCGGCAAGGGCTTTCGCGACCGCAGCGGCGGCTTCGGTGGCAATCTTCGTCGCGGTGTTCGCCGTGTTGTCCTGGGTCGCGGGGGTGGGACTGGGCTGGCTCACGGCACTGGCCGGCTCGGTGAAGATCATCAACTGGCTGACGATTCCGACCGCCATCGCGAACCTCACCAACGCGATCGGCGGACTCTTCATGCCGGTGAACTTCTATGCGGTGCTCGACGTCACCCGGATCGTCGGGATCGCGATCATTGCCGTGTCACTTCCCTTGCTGTGGTGGCGGTTTCGGCACGACGATCGCGAAGCGCTGACGGGCATCGCGTGGGCGATGCTGGTGGTGGTGCTGTTCGTTCCCGCCGCACTGCCGTGGTACTACACCTGGCCGCTCGCGGTCCTGTCGGCGCTGGCGCAGTCTCGCGCGGCGATCGCACTGATCGCCGGGTTCTCGACGTGGATCATGGTGATCTTCAAGCCAGACGGCTCACACGGCATGTACTCGTGGATCCACGTACTGCTGGCCACCGCCTGCGCACTGGCGGCCTGGTACTCGCTGAAGGTCAGTAGGCCATCGCCTGCGCGCGCCGAACCACCTCACGAGCCTGGTGAGCATGCAGCGCATCAACCGGGCGGGCGTTGCTGA
- the idsA2 gene encoding bifunctional (2E,6E)-farnesyl/geranyl diphosphate synthase, with product MAGAVTDQLRKYLAGRRAEAAYIGADYDGLIAALEDFVLRGGKRVRPAFAYWGYRAVTADPDLPVDDDMFLLFSALELLHACALVHDDVIDDSATRRGWPTVHVHFTDLHRGGGWSGSSEQFGRSAAILLGDLSLVWADDIVAAADLDAEGRRRVRQVWSDIRTEVLGGQYLDIVNESSGAESIESAMNVNTYKTASYTISRPLQLGAAAGADRPEVQRIFYELGTDLGVAFQLRDDVLGVFGDPAVTGKPSGDDLRSGKRTVLLAEAVQRATTSDPAAANRLRSGIGTDLSDAAVRQLCDVIESVGALAAVEGRIELLTNRALSLLESAPINAPAKAGLTELARLAANRSA from the coding sequence CTGGCCGGCGCCGTCACCGATCAACTTCGGAAGTACCTGGCCGGCCGCCGGGCCGAGGCCGCCTACATCGGCGCCGACTACGACGGGCTCATCGCGGCCCTCGAGGACTTCGTGCTGCGCGGCGGCAAACGGGTGCGGCCCGCCTTCGCCTACTGGGGCTATCGCGCGGTGACCGCCGACCCCGATCTGCCGGTCGACGACGACATGTTCCTGTTGTTCTCGGCCCTCGAGCTGCTGCATGCCTGCGCGTTGGTCCACGACGACGTCATCGACGATTCGGCGACCCGGCGCGGCTGGCCGACGGTCCACGTCCACTTCACCGACCTGCACCGCGGTGGCGGCTGGAGCGGCTCGTCCGAGCAGTTCGGCCGGTCCGCGGCAATCCTGCTCGGTGACCTCTCACTGGTGTGGGCCGACGACATCGTCGCCGCGGCGGACCTGGACGCCGAAGGCCGGCGCCGCGTCCGGCAGGTGTGGTCGGACATCCGCACCGAGGTGCTCGGCGGTCAGTACCTGGACATCGTCAACGAGTCCAGCGGCGCGGAGTCGATCGAGTCGGCGATGAACGTCAACACCTACAAGACCGCCTCCTACACGATCTCCCGGCCGCTGCAGCTGGGCGCCGCGGCCGGCGCCGACCGGCCCGAAGTGCAGCGCATCTTCTACGAACTGGGCACCGACCTCGGTGTCGCGTTCCAGCTGCGCGACGACGTCCTCGGTGTGTTCGGCGATCCCGCGGTGACCGGTAAGCCCTCCGGCGACGACCTGCGCTCCGGCAAGCGCACCGTGCTGCTGGCCGAGGCCGTACAGCGGGCCACCACCTCGGATCCGGCCGCGGCGAACCGGCTGCGCTCCGGGATCGGCACCGACTTGTCCGACGCCGCCGTGCGTCAGCTCTGCGACGTGATCGAGTCGGTCGGCGCGCTGGCCGCGGTCGAAGGCCGCATCGAACTGCTCACCAACCGCGCGCTGAGCCTGCTGGAGAGCGCGCCGATCAACGCGCCGGCGAAGGCCGGTCTGACCGAACTCGCCAGATTGGCCGCCAACCGGTCCGCCTAG
- a CDS encoding Rv2175c family DNA-binding protein gives MSSIPAGEDVLDPDEPVYDLPAVAEMLGVPVTKVHQHLREGHLVAVKRGGVPMIPKAFLTAHGEVVKSLPGLLAVLRDGGYRDTEILRWLFTADPSLTITRDGAREAISNARPVDALHAHQAREVVRRAQAMAY, from the coding sequence GGATCCCGACGAACCCGTGTACGACCTGCCTGCGGTCGCCGAGATGTTGGGAGTCCCGGTGACCAAGGTGCACCAGCATTTGCGCGAAGGGCACCTCGTCGCAGTCAAACGCGGCGGCGTCCCGATGATCCCGAAAGCCTTTCTCACCGCACACGGCGAGGTGGTCAAGAGTCTGCCCGGCCTGCTGGCGGTGCTGCGCGACGGCGGCTACCGCGACACCGAGATCCTGCGCTGGCTGTTCACCGCCGACCCGTCATTGACGATCACCCGCGATGGGGCGCGCGAGGCGATCAGCAACGCCCGCCCGGTTGATGCGCTGCATGCTCACCAGGCTCGTGAGGTGGTTCGGCGCGCGCAGGCGATGGCCTACTGA